The following is a genomic window from Clostridia bacterium.
GTACTCGACCGTCGGGATATGTTGGAAAATCAAAGACGGGATCATCTCTTTGTTTTCGACCTTCGCGATATCGCGAATCGCTTCTTCGTACCAATCGAGCTGATCGTCGTGGACGCACTCGTACTTCCTTTGATCGCCTTCGAGATAGGAGCCGCTGTCCAACATAACGAGAGCGTTATTCAAAGAGCCATCCTTATTGACGACGTTCACGATATAGTTCCCGAGACCGGTGATGGTATCCGGACCGTCGACGTAAAGGCAATTCTTGATATTCGCCGAGGTCAGATATTCGCCGAGCTTCTTCTTCGCGGCTTCGCCCTTTTGCTTTTTCGTCGCGCTCTTGGGCGAGATCTTGCCGCCGAGGTTTCCTTCCTCGTCGTGATTGCCGAAGACGAACGTCCAAGGGATATCGAACGAGTCGATATAATCCGCGACCTTTTTGAACGCGGCGTAGTTATCGTCCGTCTTCGTCCACATCTTGATCGTGTCGAGCGTAAAGATCGTGTCGCCGGTAAGGGCGATCATATCGGGCTTCGCGTTTTGAATGACCGTGCGGATCGCTTCTTTCGCCCACTCGTCGCGAAGCGTGTAATTGACGGTGACGTCGTCGCTCTCAACGGTGGAATTGATGAAGTGCGTGTCGGTCAGTTGCAAGATCTTGAACGTTCCGTCTTTATTCACGGTCAACGTGGACGAAACGTATTCGCTGGTCTTTCTTTTCGCCTTATCCCCGCCGCAAGCGAATGCGGCCGTGAGCAAGACGGCGAACGTTACCAAAATCGCGATGAGTTTGATGGCTTTTTTCATATTTTTCTCCTTTTATTTATTTTTCTTTTTAAGTTTCGAGACGTATCGGATCGATTCGTCGAAGATTTTCCAGACTTCGTTCCGCGCGTATTTTTCATCCACGAGGAAGCTGTACCAATCTTCCGCTTTGTTTTTCGGGAACGCGCTCTTCAAGACGCTGTCGCCGTGCTTTTTGCGCATCTTCCGAAAGAACGATTTATCTTCGCGAGCGAGGATCAGGACGTAGCCGAAGTCATCCTCATAAACGTAGGAAAAGCATATTTTCTTTTTCCCTTTTACGACGTAATGGTTATCGGCGACGAACAATCTTCCGTTCTTCGTCTT
Proteins encoded in this region:
- a CDS encoding metallophosphoesterase, with the translated sequence MKKAIKLIAILVTFAVLLTAAFACGGDKAKRKTSEYVSSTLTVNKDGTFKILQLTDTHFINSTVESDDVTVNYTLRDEWAKEAIRTVIQNAKPDMIALTGDTIFTLDTIKMWTKTDDNYAAFKKVADYIDSFDIPWTFVFGNHDEEGNLGGKISPKSATKKQKGEAAKKKLGEYLTSANIKNCLYVDGPDTITGLGNYIVNVVNKDGSLNNALVMLDSGSYLEGDQRKYECVHDDQLDWYEEAIRDIAKVENKEMIPSLIFQHIPTVEYRTVLEKFISALEALGEDWHDTIKVDGTERSLTVDGEVITYHGGVYNEGEVCASYVGEWNGVTYDGGHEFQKIKELGSTKYVFCGHDHRNTYSFTYQGICLTYGMSIDYCANGIVPAAHQDIYDKTEQRGGTLITLNADSSVSISQVPFTRNLYREALEAQNS